A stretch of DNA from Temnothorax longispinosus isolate EJ_2023e chromosome 2, Tlon_JGU_v1, whole genome shotgun sequence:
CGGCGTCGCTTATTAGGTCAGTGGTTATGGCGGTTATTATTAACTGTTCGTCTATTTCTTTGCGGCGTAGTATTTTCAATACTCGCTGTTCTACTCGTTTCGTGATGTTCGCTAATAATGATTAtcctattaatattataatattcgcgTTTAAGATAggatttttctttgttttatttattactattgaACGGGGATAGTTTCGCCCCGGAGGCAAGATTTGCGATACTCAAAGGACCAGAGGGGGGTTCCCCTCACGACTATCAAATGTTTAACGCGAAAGCAGAAACGCATGCAACGAAATATTAagcgaagcgactcaccgtgtcGGCCGTCGTCCCCGTGATTCCGCCAATCCTCGTCCTGTCCCCTGAACTTGGCCGCTCCGTGGGTCTCGTTCGGCATGCGATGGCAAAACTCGTGCAAGCAAGCAAAACGGTGGAGAGCAAGCGATAGAGCAGGCAGGAAAAGGCAGTAGGAGACGTGCGCACTCCCGGTTGAGCAAAGCGGCAAAGGCGATTCCGTGATGCGTTTTGCCCGGCGAACGtgtgccgtaagacggctcttagactatgtgtgtgtgtgtgtgtgtgccgcaCGGCGGCTTGACGATAAGTTCTGATGAGAGGTGTGTCCTCTCCGACTATTTGACGATGAGTGTGtgtgccgtaagacggctGTCCAAAATGTGTTTGCCGTAAGACGGCTGGATTGCTAATGCTCTGTCCCCGCGGTCCTGGAACATGTCGCTGCGGCGAGTAGTTGTTCCCTTTCCGGGGGGGTGGATACCGTCGGCGGATGGGCGATGGCAGCACCGACAGGTGAGTCGCATGATTTGGCTGATCacgatccgccgacgtttcgcgcgagagtTACAAACGACTTATGCAACTAAGTATAAACGATACATAAATACATGAATATGAAGTAACTATACTATTTACAAGGCGATACGCCGAACATACCGCCCACCAAAATACGACGTATTTTCTACGCTTGAATAGGTTCCTCTGGCGAAGTGTCCATCGGCAGTGGGCCCAACTTCACCAGAGGACGGGCAAGTACGCCATCCGTCGTCCGCACCGTAGCGACCCGAGCGACGCCGTCACGGCCCGGGCGCAGTTCCACGATTCGCCCTCGCCTCCATTGCAAGGGAGGGGCGTTTTCGCCCTTTACCAGGACCAGTGTGTCCCTTTTTACCGTAGGTGCCGATTGCAACCACTTCGGTCGCTGTTGGAGGGTGTGCAGGTATTTGTCATGCCACCTCTTCCAGAACTGCTGGTGCATATGTTGCACCATTTGCCACCGATCGAGTCTGTCTATCGGCATCGGGTTCAGGTCAGGGTGTGGAACCGCCACGAGAGGCTCCAGGGTGAGGAAACGTCCCGGGGAGAGCACCCCGAGGTCGCTGGGATCTGAGCTGGTGGGACAGAGGTGTCTGGAGTTCAGAATAGCTTCTACCAGGATCCAAAAGTCTTGTGACAAGATATAATGTAACGCTCGACGTCCCGGATGCAAATGTAGGCGGTGGGTGCGCTCTACTAGAAATTCCGTGAGTCGATGTCGGTTAGGCAGCACTGCCGGGTGTTTAGCCTCGTGTGAGATGGCGAAATGGGTCAGCCTGCCGCCCACCCTGAGGACTCCAAGCGAGCATCCAAGAAGGGGGCGAGTTTTCGCAGAGGTTTGGAGCAACTCTGATTGCATCTTAATCTACTGATATCCTCTGCGAAACAACGAGATTGTACAAATTTGACGAGGTATAACAAGGTCGAGTGAAATTCGATTTGATCCACGACGAGAGTGAGCGCATTTGATCTAGTTTTGGTAACGAATCGGAGACAATATGCGAACATCAGTGGGGTCAAGAGCCCCCCTGGATCAAGGATGCGAGTTCGTTCAGGACCTCCAAATGAGGTCCGGCCGCTTGGCGACACCCAACGAGCCCTCCGCGATGGCGGGAGGAACAAGGCGATACGCCAAGGCGGCGGTAAGGTCCTACCGTTCGGCGACACCTGAGTGGCGGACGAGAGACCACGCGCGCGGTTATCCCCGCCGCGACGTGCCCATGCGACGCGCGGACGAGAGACCTCCCGCTTGAGTTTGTGACCCCCGAGCGCGTGTGGCTCGGCGGTGCATGATGACGAGGTGAGCGTGTAAGGACTCGACCTCGTCCAAACAAAACGACAGTTACGCAGATGTCTTCGCCGCGACGTGCCCATGCGCCGCCCGGACGAGAGACGTCCCGCGTGGTGAAGCGAAACAACGATTGCGCGGATACCTTCGCCGCGACGTGCCCATGCGACGCCCGGACGAGAGACATCACGCGCGCGGTTGTCCCCGCCGCGACGCGCCCATGCGGCGTGCGGACGAGAGACCTCCCGCTTGAGTTTGTGACCCCCGAGTGTGTGGGGATCTTGTCTAACTGCCAACATCGACTGAGAGGTGCATCTAGAGAATTGAGAGTTAGAAACGAATGTGTAGACTGAGATGCTTGCATCGACACTGAGCCAATCAGAACCCAGCCGAAAATGGAATTAAAGGCGTCTGGTTCACCTTTCCTTCCTACACGACGACCGTCCCGAATCAACGAGGCAAAGATATCCGCGCCGATTAAGATGTCGACGGGACCAGGTCGGTGATACCGCGGATCCGCGAGCTTTAATCCCTCTATGTGTTTCCACGCTCTTTGTTCGACTTGCCTACTAGGTAATTGGGCGGAGATGCGTGGGAGAATCGTAGCCTTTATCGGAACGCGAGTATTGTCATTACCCTGTACTTGAATCACGAGTGAGGTGCTACCTCGAGTGGCAGCCGCTTTAGTATCATTTACCGCTAGGACTACAGTACGACACTTGGTTCGTCTGAAACCACCCTTTTTCATGCAATTTTCCGAAATGAAGTTTAATTGACTGGCACTATCCAAAAGAATGCGAACAGGGAAGGGATTTCCGTGAACGTCGAGAGCTTCGGCCTGCACCGTTGACAATAGTACTGTCGAACTCGATTTCGCGACGCTAGCCATGGTGATGAGGGGTTCATTATTTTGTGGTGACAAACTCTCGTCGACGGCCGATTCGGAGGAGGCTCCGGTATCCGCCGAGGTGTCCGCTAGACCCGAATTCCGTCCGAAGTGCAATAGGGTATGATGCCTAGCCTGGCACGACCGGCACGTCCCCGTCGATGTGCAGTTGTTAGTGCCATGACCCGTGCGAAGGCAATTGAAACACAAATTCGCGGTTTTGGCCGTTGAATATCTTTCCCGAGGGGATAGTTTCAAGAATCAAGGGCACTTGAACACGAGATGTTGCTCTTTGCACACCGGACACTCGGCAGTCTGAGTAGCAAGCGACGAGGCCGATGCGGAATTTTTTACCGAAGACGACTGTGACTCGATCGGCATCCTCGTGGGGCCCGATACGGACGCGAGAACCCGACAGTGATCCGATAGGAACTTCGTGAGTTGCGCGTACTTTGGTATCTCCTCTGCTCGGTGTTCGGATTCGAATTTCTCGCGAAGCGAACAAGGTAGTTTTTCTAACAAGAATTTGAGGAGTAAATAGTCCCAAGAGTCCGTGGGGAACCCTAACAAGTTCAATGCTCGCGTATTTTCGGTAAATGTGTCCAACAACGTGCGGAGAGGAGCGGCTGACTTCAACTTTAACGGCTTGGCGTTTAGCATTAAATCCACGTGGTAATCCGCTAAGTTCCGCTTATTCTGATATCGCGAAATCAGGGCGTCGTAAGCTATCGCGTAGTTATCGGCGGAGAGGGGGAGGTTCTTCACGACGTTGAGCGCTTCCCCTTTCAATGAGGCTACCAGATATTGGTACTTCTCCATGGAGGAAATGCTCCGGTTCTCGTGAATAGAAACGTTGAACAACGCGATGAACGAGGGCCAGAGCGCGAGATCTCCCGAGAATTCCGGAAGTGAGATTTTGGGCAGTCGGATAGACGACGTTTGGACCGGGGCCTgagcggccgcggcggccgctCGGTCGGCGCCCACAAACTTCTCATAACGCCCGATTACTCCGAAGCGTATCGTATCGAATTTTTTACGGATTGCGTCTTCCGCGGTAAATTCCTCGTCTGAGGCGTCTTGGATTATTTTGAGGTGAGCCGCCTCAAAATCCTTAATCAGTCCAGCCACGGTAGGGTATCTAACTAGGAAATTTGGCCTCTGTGCCTCATTGTCCACGGCGAGCATCGACAGCTCATGGATCTCCCTCATCCGCTGTATACACAGCTCGCGTTTAGTTATGTGACCTCGGCCCATGATGGTCAGATTACGACGCTAAATCAACCAAACAAGTGGAACACGCGCGCAGGGTTGGGGGTTCACGTGAATTCAAAGCAACAACAACTCAACTTAGCACGAAATGTCGACAGACACTAGAGAACAAAAGCCTCGACTTTGGAATGCCAGAAAAACAACACAACTGTTCCGCTCGCCAAGGTGACAAATAACGGATGGCTCGATTCGGATTCCTACGCGAAGGCACGATATTCCCGATAGAATGTTTTTCAAACACGATATAATAGCGCAATCAAAATGACAAGTTTGTTAATTGCAAGAGCCAAGGGCGAACTCAAGAAAAGGGGATCAAATGCAGTGTAGAGCTAGCAAGGAAAAGGGTTGCAAGGgatgtacaaaaataagaaaatagttGTATCagcgatcaaaattatcaattagGTTGGCACAGGTGCCCGGTTACGACGAGAAATGCACTCAAGTATTTGTTCAGATTAAGTTTTCAGCAATACATGTTGTGCGCGGAACTACGACACGAGCAGCGTATACGACATGAGCAGTACACACATGACACGAGCAATAATCCACGACATGAGCATCAATTACGCCAACTTCTTTTGCAATTgtgattataattgtaattataatctttaataagaTTACCTTGAGTGCtacaatatattctatacCGGGAACCAGTGCCGGCGAACAGTATATTCGATCGGTGGCAATTATGTTTGCGAGAATTCCAACGATCGGAATAATATATTCAGTATGTGTTTTCAATATGTATTTCGAGTCTGGCCGAAATGCACCCAGCAACAACGAAAATAATGTAGCGCGTTATTATGGAACGCGGGCTTGTgtagaaaaaatgtgtatatacgcTGCCGGCCCGTGACCGAGCGCCAAGGCCGccgacggcgcggcgaaaacgtaTGGCCTGCCCGAGAATATTCGAGATCTGAATATTTCGGTTTCTATGTTAACAATGACGGGCTTTAATAATTACCGCGTCAATTGCGCAATTTACGATTAGTACAAATAACGGCAATGAAACGTGTTACAACGAGCGAGAGAATTGCGAGCGagagatatcgcgcgagatCGTGGATTCACGCGAGTATTCTTGTCGCGAATTAATTACGCTATTAACACGCCACGCGTTATTGCAATTCGCGTTAATGCGAATAACAGCGGCAGAACGTGTTACGACGAGCGAGAAGTTCACGCGAGTATTCTCGCTGCGAATTAAGAATTGCGAACGagagatatcgcgcgagaCTAAAGATTGTTAACACGCCGCGCGTTATTGCGTCTCGCGACTATAAGAACAAACAATTAAGCGTATTCACGACAAAGGCAGATAACAATAGCATGGTTGCGACAAGAGAAGTTCACGCGAGTATTCTCGTCACAAAGAGTTGCGAACGAAAGATATCGCGAGAGACTACCACGCGCCACGTGTTATCGCGATGCGCGATTACAAGAATGTGCGAAAATTAACAAGTTAAGGAATAATGCGACGTGAGCGAAAGGTCGGCGGTAATTTTCTAACGCgaaatccggctcgaaggaccaatgaACGGGGATAGTTTCGCGCCGGAGGCAAGATTTGCGatactcgaaggaccagaggggggTTCCCCTCACGACTATCAAATGTTTAACGCGAAAGCAGAAACGCATGCAACGAAATATTAagcgaagcgactcaccgtgtcGGCCGTCGTCCCCGTGATTCCGCCAATCCTCGTCCTGTCCCCTGAACTTGGCCGCTCCGTGGGTCTCGTTCGGCATGCGATGGCAAAACTCGTGCAAGCAAGCAAAACGGTGGAGAGCAAGCGATAGAGCAGGCAGGAAAAGGCAGTAGGAGACGTGCGCACTCCCGGTTGAGCAAGGCGGCAAAGGCGATTCCGTGATGCGTTTTGCCCGGCGAACGtgtgccgtaagacggctcttagactatgtgtgtgtgtgtgtgtgtgtgccgcaCGGCGGCTTGACGATAAGTTCTGATAAGAGGTGTGTCCTCTCCGACTATTTGACGATGAGTGTGtgtgccgtaagacggctGTCCAAAATGTGTTTGCCGTAAGACGGCTGGATTGCTAATGCTCTGTCCCCGCGGTCCTGGAACATGTCGCTGCGGCGAGTAGTTGTTCCCTTTCCGAGGGGGTGGATACCGTCGGCGGATGGGCGATGGCAGCACCGACAGGTGAGTCGCATGATTTGGCTGATCacgatccgccgacgtttcgcgcgagagtTACAAACGACTTATGCAACTAAGTATAAACGATACATAAATACATGAACATGAAGTAACTATACTATTTACAAGGCGATACGCCGAACAACtatgtatctatattttgCTTTACTCCTTTATAAATGCTTTTAAACAGTTGGCATGGACGCGTAACGtctttcgttttattttaatagtatagTTCACGTCGCTATATGCTTTTCGAGGATCACGTACGGTCCGATCCATTGGGACTCGAGCTTTTTCGAACGTCCACGTCGCACTGTCTCGTCGTGTAATAGTACCTTGTCACCTACTTTAAACGTGTCCTTGTTACTACTCTTCTTGTCGAATGGTTCTTTTGCCTTGCTTAATTTTCTGCTGGCGTAGATGTTCGGTCGAACTTGGCCTACTGGCCCCTGAGAACGTACGGCTCCGGTGGCGAAATCTGATGCGTCCGTCGCCGCGCTCATTTGCTCGGTCTGTAATCGCTCGCGTAATCTTTTGCGTCGCGCTGAAATAGATTCGCGTTTTTCGGTCACGTGTAATGTGAGTATGTCAGTTAATTGTGTCACTTACCGGCTTCTCTTTTAGAGTTACGCGCGTTGTGGGTGCCTCTACTAATTTTTTCACGCCGTTTAACATGCTTATCGGGCATTCAAAATCTGTCGGCTCCATCAAACAGTGTCCGATGAATACTCTTGGTGTAGGTTCTTTTATGATACCTACTTTGTTGCGGGGTGGTGAGTTTACCTTCTTATATGGTTGGAGTTTAAATGTAACTCTTCCGATGTGGCGTGTGAGATAACGGCTTTGCGCTTTGTGAGGAAATCATTTCCAAGTATTCCCTCATGATCAATCGGGAAATCATCCTCTACCACGTACATGGTATGGCATATTTTCTGGCTTCCGAGGTCTATggttgcttttatttttccgaGAGTGTGGATCTTGTGTCCCGTAACTCCGGTCAAAGTCAGACGTTTTTCTCGCATCATAGTGTCGCCTTTTAAACCTACTTTGATTAGCGTCAGGATCGCTCCTGagtttaataagaaattcGTCTTGCCTTTCTTGGCCTTTTGAATCGGCAGTGCTATCAGTTTTAAGGTATGTATGTTATGGTTCCCTGTTATCTGCGACACTTGATATTTCTCGGCGGCTCGTGACTTATTCTTCTTTGGTCTCTCGTTTTCTTCGCTGCCGCTACTGGAGGAAGATTCATCGCTCGTTTTTcgcgatttcttttttcttaccTTTAAACCATTTACCGGCGCCTTTTTGGGGGCGTCTGTTTTTGATCGGCTCAATCGTTCCGTATTGGGTCGTCCGTTCAGCGACCAACACTCTTCTCGCTTATGTCCGGTCTTTCTGCAATAGGTGCACTCGATCGTATTTATTTCGCCGGACTTGTCCACTTTCGGCAACGAAAATCTATTTACATGTCGGCTCGTACGGCAATCTCGCCCGTAATGGCCTGTTTCTCCACATTTGTGGCATTGTATCGCCTCATTCCCCGGATATCGCGCGTTTTCCGTGTTAAAGTTAGTTTTGTTTGTCGTCTGTCCGTTCCGCGGAGAGGGGCCTTTTACTTTTTCCTCTTCACTGGCGCCGGTTATTGCTTCCTGCAAAGTTCGATATCGCTGCGCTCTGACTATCATTTTAATGTCCTCGTGCAACcctatttgaaaattatgcagTGCTTGCATCTTAATGCTGTCGAGAATCGCTTTCTGCTGCTCTTGCGAGTGCCCTTGGCCTTCCGTCTTCCTCCATGGCCTCGTACAATTCTCTAGCTAATTTTTCGACTCGACGCTCGAATTCCTGCGCGGTTTCTCCCGGTTTTTGTTTTAGGGAGTTAAAGTCTAACTGCAGGTGGGTCATGCCGCGCTTTCCTAGATATTCCGTTTCTAGCTCGCGCTTTAACTGCTCGAAATCGCGAATATCGCGCGTGTCGAAGTTTGTCATGGCCTTGCCCTTGAATTTTGTACATAGTATTGCTTCTAAAAGCATTGCTTCGTCCGCGGGCTGTATGTTTTTCATTGCGTATGTGCTCGCGCTTATAAATTCGCGGACGCGCTCTCTATAGACTCTCCGTTTATCTCGGAAATCGTGTTACGGTCTTCCTTCAGGCTGAGAAACCCGATGTGGTGTCCTGGTTGATTTCGGACGTCGCTGTGCTTTCGCCCGTAGGTAACGTCCAGAGGACCCTGGCTACGTACGCGGCGATCTCGTTCGTCGGGGTGATCGTAGTTGGCGGCTTCTAGCCGGCTTACGCGGTCCTGTATATCCCGCATGGCGCGAAGAAGTTCGACGGAGCGGTCGAATTCTGCGGCTTCTGCGCGGTTCATGCGGTCTTGCATGTCGCGCATCACGTTCAGGATGTCGTTGAGCAAGGAGTCCCGTGCTCCCGGATCTGCTCGCGTCGGCTCAGGGGCTCGGCTTTGGTCGGTTTCGGACGGTCGTTTGTTAGCCGCGGGTCTGAGTCGCTCTATTTCCGCGTTGACTTGCGCGAGTATTATGTCTTCGCGTGGTGCAATGGCCGGGGCAGCTCGTTGCTGGCTCATTTTGTTGGCCTGGGGGGTATAATCCTCTTCGGTCGGATCGAATACGTCGCTGTCGTAAGAGGTTAAGGAGAATTCTCCTCTTCCGGAGTTCTCACTTTGTGTGTCGGCCGAGGTGTCCGATCGTGCGTCACCTTCGGTCGGGGGCAGTCTGTGTGCGTCACGGTCGTGATCGTCACTGTTTTCGTCACCGCTTTCGTTAGCTGTATTATTTCGCGGATCTGCGTTCGCGTTACAGAGGCTAGCGTCTAAAAACGCAAATTCACGTTCTAATATGACGTTGGGGTGTAATTCGAGCACCGGCGTATTATCGTCGGCAAGTTGCGCGTCTAAATTCCGTCGTACGCGGTCTAAGGCGTCGTTGTCCGTAAGTCGTGCGGCGCGCAGGGGGTTTTGAGAGCTATGTTCGATCGCTTGTCGCACGCGCTCGCTAAGCACGAAGGACGCGTTGCTGATGGGGGGATGCCGGGCTAAGTCGTCCGACATTTATCGGCGCTCACGCTTATATCGTCGGCCGGTTGCGAAGTTTATTTTCGGCGTTCGCGGTACGTTTCCTTATTTCTCGCGGACTTTATTAAAACATAGAACGGACTTACAGTAACGCCGCGCTACGCATGGTGTCCGCTTTCCTCTGGGTCGTCTTTCCGCTGCTACGCTGTCCCGCTGGGCTGCTTCGCCGATCCGTGCCACGCCGCTTCGCTGCCACGCTGCTTCGCTGCTTCGCTGCTCGGGCTGGCGAGTCCGTGCGGTAGGTCGGGACCTTCTCCGGTGTCGCTGATAACACTCGGCGGCTGCTACCGATGTTTCTCTCGCTCGGGATCTGGCTGGCTGTTCCTCTCCGGGATGTTTTAACGCCGTTTACT
This window harbors:
- the LOC139809196 gene encoding uncharacterized protein; amino-acid sequence: MGRGHITKRELCIQRMREIHELSMLAVDNEAQRPNFLVRYPTVAGLIKDFEAAHLKIIQDASDEEFTAEDAIRKKFDTIRFGVIGRYEKFVGADRAAAAAAQAPVQTSSIRLPKISLPEFSGDLALWPSFIALFNVSIHENRSISSMEKYQYLVASLKGEALNVVKNLPLSADNYAIAYDALISRYQNKRNLADYHVDLMLNAKPLKLKSAAPLRTLLDTFTENTRALNLLGFPTDSWDYLLLKFLLEKLPCSLREKFESEHRAEEIPKYAQLTKFLSDHCRVLASVSGPTRMPIESQSSSVKNSASASSLATQTAECPVCKEQHLVFKCP